A part of Podarcis muralis chromosome 13, rPodMur119.hap1.1, whole genome shotgun sequence genomic DNA contains:
- the LOC114589901 gene encoding uncharacterized protein LOC114589901 — MEQLWRQEALQVVGHGLGGKAPAHHHHHQKQQPSGARGKLRVCRDEASDPAPGTKSKIPSRRFPAEDPRARSPLPRLRAAMAPPRPCLPQKQQTRFPPIRRTSRVVLEREETLAAASEQGRPGRIQDARTEAEARFGELVRSARERLSLGAAGSREGLKPRRRIPASENLPPAPLWPLPRPPPRRP, encoded by the exons ATGGAGCAGCTGTGGCGCCAGGAAGCACTGCAAGTGGTG GGCCATGGTTTGGGAGGAAAGGCTCcggcccaccaccaccaccaccagaagcagcagcccagcggTGCAAGGGGGAAACTCCGAGTGTGCAG GGATGAGGCTTCAGATCCGGCTCCCGGGACAAAGAGCAAGATACCATCCCGGCGGTTCCCTGCTGAGGACCCTCGCGCCCGTTCCCCACTGCCCCGTCTCCGTGCGGCCATGGCTCCTCCCCGGCCCTGCCTGCCACAGAAGCAGCAGACGAGGTTTCCTCCAATTCGAAGAACATCCCGAGTTGTTTTAGAGAGGGAGGAAaccttggctgctgcttctgagcaAGGCCGGCCGGGGCGGATCCAAGACGCCCGTACGGAGGCGGAGGCCAGGTTTGGGGAACTCGTAAGATCAG CGAGGGAACGACTCAGCCTCGGAGCCGCCGGATCCCGGGAGGGACTGAAGCCCAGGCGGAGGATACCTGCCTCGGAG AATCTCCCCCCTGCACCGCTGTGGCCGCTGCCCAGGCCTCCTCCCAGAAGGCCATAG